The Maridesulfovibrio frigidus DSM 17176 genome has a segment encoding these proteins:
- a CDS encoding phosphoenolpyruvate carboxykinase (ATP): MASQSTYDFYKDDLSKIPPLRAIAETLVNDKRVRKVNAAEAYELAKKQWDVMETDQPIYPKAAKRLGLPEGATVLNHCHGKIVGRTGLARRFYNKLDGSTQRKVLGDLREAISDMQQRPLIKAEAIIGLDKDLMIRATIVGGEDDAANIYNWLVNFTPYEELAAEYEKSSKLPIQDIIIIGDNVWRNEDPFYHNQGFPQLALVDEECNVIYNFGMRYFGERKKGTLTLAWTSGIRVGMAACHGGIKEIDFTGCKSADAKKMGQRSIAFFGLSGTGKSSHTNSHDNGGTLPEGFTKKVLHDDAFQIDIDNRVCRVWEPTLFDKTDSRPLGNPDWEYMVSVMNHATLNVDGKVLPIGQDLRNPNGRALIDRDVLGSHVNRCKFPEVLCWLMKDTCLPPLIRFTDTNLAVAMGAALMTKRNLAENVSEEELKKLVFIPYANPFRVYELWKDVDAFTKVYENGATGYSFNSVGFWKSSDTDLHPIPLQTSLHLQSLILQDKLEWEDWDLLPGAQLPKRDCMENFLPGYHFTYNPKNTDNQTLYMQTLKDRFAQRRHFLEQTEDLNCKPEILAKLTKALHIRE; this comes from the coding sequence GTGGCTAGTCAATCTACCTATGATTTTTACAAAGACGATCTTTCTAAAATACCACCTTTAAGGGCTATTGCAGAAACACTCGTTAACGATAAAAGAGTTAGAAAAGTTAATGCTGCAGAGGCATATGAACTTGCTAAAAAACAGTGGGATGTCATGGAAACGGATCAGCCGATCTATCCTAAGGCAGCAAAACGTTTGGGCCTTCCAGAAGGCGCAACTGTTTTAAACCATTGTCATGGTAAGATCGTTGGACGCACAGGTTTGGCTCGCAGGTTTTATAATAAACTTGATGGATCAACTCAGCGCAAAGTCCTCGGAGATCTCAGAGAAGCTATCTCTGATATGCAGCAACGTCCTCTAATTAAGGCTGAAGCGATTATCGGCCTTGATAAAGATCTTATGATCAGAGCTACCATTGTTGGTGGTGAAGATGATGCTGCGAATATTTATAACTGGCTTGTCAACTTTACTCCATACGAAGAGTTGGCAGCAGAGTATGAAAAAAGCTCAAAATTGCCCATTCAGGATATTATCATCATCGGTGACAATGTTTGGCGTAATGAAGATCCTTTTTATCATAACCAGGGTTTCCCACAGCTCGCTCTTGTAGATGAAGAATGTAACGTCATCTACAATTTCGGTATGCGTTACTTCGGTGAGCGCAAAAAGGGAACTTTGACACTTGCTTGGACTTCCGGCATTCGTGTTGGAATGGCTGCTTGTCATGGTGGAATCAAGGAAATTGATTTCACTGGATGTAAGAGTGCTGATGCTAAGAAAATGGGACAGCGTTCCATTGCCTTTTTCGGACTTTCCGGAACTGGTAAATCATCTCACACAAACTCCCATGATAACGGTGGAACTCTACCTGAAGGGTTCACTAAGAAAGTTTTGCATGATGATGCATTCCAAATTGATATCGATAATCGTGTTTGCCGTGTATGGGAACCGACTCTTTTTGATAAAACCGACTCAAGACCTCTGGGCAACCCCGACTGGGAATACATGGTATCAGTAATGAACCATGCTACTCTTAATGTTGACGGTAAAGTACTTCCTATTGGTCAGGATTTACGTAATCCAAATGGGCGCGCTCTTATTGATCGCGACGTTTTAGGATCTCATGTAAATCGTTGTAAGTTCCCTGAAGTCCTTTGCTGGCTCATGAAAGATACATGTTTGCCTCCACTTATTCGTTTTACTGACACAAATCTCGCAGTTGCAATGGGCGCAGCCCTGATGACTAAGCGTAACCTTGCAGAAAACGTTTCAGAAGAAGAACTTAAAAAGCTTGTTTTCATTCCTTACGCAAATCCATTCAGAGTTTACGAACTTTGGAAAGATGTTGATGCATTTACCAAGGTCTACGAAAACGGCGCAACGGGTTACAGCTTTAACTCTGTTGGTTTCTGGAAATCTTCTGATACTGATCTCCATCCTATTCCGCTACAGACATCCTTGCACCTGCAGTCATTGATCTTGCAAGATAAGCTTGAGTGGGAAGACTGGGATCTGCTACCAGGTGCACAGCTACCTAAACGTGATTGTATGGAAAACTTCCTTCCAGGATACCATTTCACATACAATCCTAAGAATACCGATAATCAGACTTTGTACATGCAGACTCTCAAAGATAGATTTGCACAGCGCAGGCACTTTCTTGAGCAGACTGAAGACCTTAACTGCAAGCCTGAAATTCTCGCTAAACTTACCAAGGCTCTTCATATTAGAGAGTAA
- a CDS encoding sodium ion-translocating decarboxylase subunit beta, which translates to MDILLHFLSTTGFAEMTIGNFLMIVIGIFFIALAIIKDYEPLLLLPIGFGAIVGNIPSIAGMPLSVYDEGSVLSYIYFGVSKGLFPPLIFLGIGAMTDFSCMLSNPKLVLLGAAAQMGIFITLVGAMYLGFSPAEAGAIGIIGGADGPTAIFLSSKLAPHLLGAIAIAAYSYMALVPVIQPPIMKLFTSKKERLIRMKAPREVSAREKVLFPVGAFIITALIAPGSLALVGMLFLGNLLKESGVTERLAETARTSLIDSVTILLGFSVGASTQAQTFLTPDSLLIFGLGAASFCVATASGLLFAKLMNLFLKDKINPLIGAAGVSAVPDSARVVQMVARQEDPHNFLLMHAMAPNVSGVLGSAVAAGVLWSVLGL; encoded by the coding sequence ATGGATATACTTCTTCATTTCTTAAGTACCACAGGGTTCGCTGAAATGACGATTGGCAATTTCTTAATGATTGTCATCGGAATATTTTTCATCGCCCTTGCTATCATAAAGGACTACGAACCGCTTCTGCTCTTGCCTATCGGGTTTGGAGCAATTGTAGGTAATATCCCGTCTATCGCGGGTATGCCTCTTAGCGTCTATGACGAAGGAAGCGTTCTTTCATACATCTACTTCGGAGTCAGCAAAGGGCTTTTCCCACCGCTGATCTTCCTTGGAATCGGAGCCATGACGGACTTTTCGTGTATGCTCTCGAATCCTAAACTTGTACTGCTTGGTGCAGCAGCTCAGATGGGTATTTTTATTACTCTCGTCGGAGCTATGTATCTTGGTTTCAGCCCAGCTGAAGCTGGCGCGATTGGTATTATCGGTGGGGCGGATGGTCCTACTGCTATTTTCCTCTCGTCGAAGCTGGCCCCGCATCTGCTGGGAGCCATCGCCATTGCGGCTTATTCGTATATGGCGCTAGTTCCCGTAATTCAGCCTCCGATTATGAAATTGTTTACTTCTAAAAAAGAGCGTCTCATTCGCATGAAAGCTCCAAGAGAAGTATCAGCTCGTGAGAAAGTTCTCTTTCCTGTCGGCGCATTCATAATCACAGCTCTTATCGCTCCAGGGTCTCTTGCTCTGGTCGGTATGCTCTTCCTAGGTAACTTGCTTAAAGAGTCTGGTGTTACTGAGCGTTTGGCAGAAACAGCGCGTACATCACTCATTGATTCCGTTACTATCCTTCTTGGATTCTCCGTTGGAGCTTCGACTCAGGCTCAGACATTTCTGACTCCTGATAGTCTGCTCATTTTCGGACTAGGGGCGGCTTCCTTTTGTGTGGCTACTGCAAGTGGCCTTCTTTTTGCCAAGCTTATGAATCTTTTCCTTAAGGATAAGATAAACCCTCTGATTGGAGCTGCTGGTGTATCCGCTGTTCCTGACTCCGCGCGAGTTGTCCAGATGGTAGCACGCCAAGAAGATCCTCATAACTTCCTGCTCATGCATGCCATGGCACCTAACGTATCGGGAGTTCTTGGCTCCGCGGTTGCGGCTGGTGTGCTCTGGTCTGTACTTGGACTGTAG
- a CDS encoding OadG family protein → MQEMVFSWQHVTDGNGIALSLTGMGIVFVALLLVSLYIAMLPKLAAFCNMIIPPSAHHSGVEAPAPAGPNEAEIVAAAVAYLHKNKS, encoded by the coding sequence ATGCAGGAAATGGTGTTCAGTTGGCAACATGTAACCGATGGGAACGGGATTGCCCTTTCTTTGACGGGCATGGGCATCGTATTTGTGGCTTTGCTGCTGGTAAGTCTTTACATAGCTATGCTTCCGAAGCTGGCTGCTTTCTGTAATATGATTATCCCTCCTTCTGCGCACCATAGCGGTGTAGAGGCTCCCGCTCCGGCAGGACCTAATGAAGCGGAGATAGTCGCAGCTGCAGTTGCATATCTGCACAAAAATAAGAGCTAG
- a CDS encoding biotin/lipoyl-containing protein: MAKKKVKFMCTAFRDGFQSVYGARVKTDDFLPAVEAARDAGINWFEAGGGARFQALYFYSNEDAFDMMDRFRATAGPDADLQTLSRGVNVVGLESQSSDVIKAHADLFAKHGITTIRNFDALNDVNNLIYSGQCIADAGLKHQVVVSMMELPPGCSGAHDAAFYESTLRQILDAGIPYDSVCFKDASGTSTPSKVYETIKLARKMLPADTMIHFHTHETAGIGGLCYMSAIEAGADAIDLSMAPASGGTCQTDIVTMWHILRGTDYTIDVDIDKIITAEDVFRDCMKDYFLPPEATMVDPMIPFSPMPGGALTANTQMLRDNGLMDRYPEIIRAMSEVVRRGGFGTSVTPVSQFYFQQAFNNVMFGPWEKFADGYGKMLLGYFGKTPVAPDAELIKLASEKMGLEVTTKSPIELNDADPTKGLGPARKVLEEEGLPVNDENVFIVATCKDKGVAYLKGDAKVGIRYKKDVEAEQIANLGGGSAGTGSGTVNVSVNGQSYSVAVDGATATLNGKSFNIGAGDGTPAAAGSAAPAGGATEPIAAPMPGLIIRLAVQPGTAVQEGQTLLIMEAMKMEMEVKAHVAGTVASIEVAGGDQVKQGQPLVLLSI; this comes from the coding sequence GTGGCCAAGAAGAAAGTTAAGTTTATGTGTACTGCCTTTCGTGACGGCTTTCAGTCCGTATACGGAGCCAGAGTTAAGACCGATGATTTTCTGCCTGCTGTAGAAGCAGCTAGAGATGCAGGAATCAACTGGTTTGAAGCTGGCGGGGGAGCACGTTTCCAAGCCCTATATTTTTATTCCAATGAAGATGCTTTTGATATGATGGATAGATTTAGAGCCACAGCTGGCCCTGATGCAGATCTTCAGACTCTGTCTCGCGGTGTTAACGTTGTTGGTCTCGAATCTCAATCCAGTGATGTCATTAAAGCTCATGCGGATCTTTTTGCAAAACACGGTATTACTACCATCCGAAACTTCGACGCACTAAATGACGTCAATAACCTGATCTATAGCGGGCAGTGTATTGCTGATGCCGGCCTTAAACATCAGGTTGTTGTTTCCATGATGGAACTTCCTCCTGGATGTTCCGGTGCTCATGATGCGGCTTTCTACGAAAGCACTCTGCGCCAGATTTTGGATGCGGGTATTCCTTATGATTCCGTCTGCTTTAAAGACGCATCAGGAACTTCGACTCCTTCCAAGGTCTACGAGACTATCAAGCTCGCACGCAAGATGCTTCCCGCAGATACAATGATTCATTTCCACACTCACGAAACAGCCGGAATCGGCGGTCTCTGCTACATGTCCGCCATTGAGGCCGGAGCAGACGCCATCGACTTGTCCATGGCTCCAGCGTCAGGCGGAACCTGTCAGACTGATATTGTCACCATGTGGCACATTCTGCGCGGCACCGACTACACTATTGATGTGGATATCGACAAAATTATCACAGCCGAAGATGTCTTCCGCGATTGCATGAAGGATTACTTCCTGCCGCCAGAAGCAACTATGGTTGATCCAATGATTCCTTTCAGCCCAATGCCCGGCGGCGCGCTGACAGCTAATACTCAGATGCTCAGAGATAACGGTCTTATGGATCGCTACCCTGAGATTATTCGCGCAATGAGTGAAGTTGTTCGCAGAGGTGGTTTCGGTACTTCCGTTACTCCTGTTTCCCAGTTCTACTTCCAGCAGGCGTTTAACAACGTTATGTTCGGACCATGGGAAAAATTTGCTGACGGTTACGGTAAAATGCTTCTCGGTTACTTTGGTAAAACTCCTGTTGCGCCTGATGCTGAGCTTATTAAGCTTGCTTCTGAGAAGATGGGACTTGAAGTTACTACGAAAAGCCCTATCGAACTCAACGATGCTGATCCTACGAAAGGTCTCGGACCTGCACGCAAGGTCCTCGAAGAGGAAGGCTTGCCTGTAAATGATGAGAACGTATTCATCGTTGCTACCTGTAAAGATAAAGGCGTTGCCTATCTTAAAGGCGATGCCAAAGTGGGCATTCGCTATAAGAAAGACGTTGAAGCAGAGCAGATTGCAAATCTTGGCGGCGGTAGCGCTGGAACCGGTTCTGGAACAGTAAATGTTTCAGTTAACGGACAGTCTTACTCTGTTGCTGTTGATGGTGCGACTGCTACTCTTAACGGTAAGTCTTTCAATATTGGAGCCGGAGATGGTACTCCTGCAGCAGCCGGTTCTGCCGCGCCTGCGGGCGGAGCAACCGAGCCTATTGCAGCTCCAATGCCTGGTCTTATTATCCGTCTTGCTGTCCAGCCCGGAACGGCTGTTCAGGAAGGTCAGACCTTATTGATTATGGAAGCTATGAAGATGGAAATGGAAGTTAAGGCTCATGTTGCCGGAACTGTAGCTTCTATCGAAGTTGCTGGTGGTGATCAGGTCAAACAGGGCCAGCCTTTAGTTCTTCTATCTATCTAG
- a CDS encoding PilZ domain-containing protein: protein MNKLHERRDSSRIDLTNMNDLFRQCDISASSCSTDLDITILDISAKGMKLRLNCDDDNEKLNLSDEIFIRGCIFNDRIGFLSSQKGVTIWKDNNHIGLKFTPSLDIDECHIREMLKA, encoded by the coding sequence ATGAACAAATTACACGAAAGACGCGATTCAAGCAGAATAGATCTCACCAATATGAATGACTTATTCAGACAATGTGACATCTCGGCTTCTTCATGCTCGACAGATTTAGATATTACTATACTGGATATTTCAGCTAAAGGCATGAAACTTAGGCTAAATTGCGATGATGATAATGAAAAACTTAATCTCAGCGATGAGATATTCATCCGCGGTTGCATTTTTAATGATCGCATTGGTTTTCTAAGCAGCCAAAAGGGAGTCACTATCTGGAAGGACAATAATCACATTGGACTTAAATTTACCCCTTCACTTGATATCGATGAATGCCACATACGCGAAATGCTGAAAGCTTAA
- a CDS encoding glycosyltransferase family protein — translation MNIKKNKTIAWIGNTFFRTGMDQLGYETTHIPIRGQQVFTWDDILEKTGSVPDIVLYADRSIAPPLAGVESFPCLTVFYCIDTHIHSWYPLYAQGFDICLVSLKDHLDLFTPRLPESRLIWFPPVVMDNDIPVQMEKEWDLLFVGKVDPELTPERMFFLDQVAKLVPDLHVTQGEYRKLFPKAKVVLNIAERGDLNFRVFEALACGSCLLTPYIEHGLNDIFKDGVHLVTYKPNDAPDLVEKLQGLLNDDERRIRIAKQGNDLIESSHRIIHRAGILHNLIIDMDTEKAVSDRLSAAPTLRKSFMKSIYLHWAEAIDDNKLKSIYLKAAKD, via the coding sequence GTGAACATAAAAAAAAATAAAACAATTGCGTGGATAGGCAACACCTTCTTCAGGACAGGTATGGATCAACTGGGCTATGAAACAACCCACATTCCTATCCGCGGTCAGCAGGTATTCACATGGGACGACATTTTAGAGAAGACTGGATCAGTTCCTGACATAGTCCTTTACGCAGATAGATCCATAGCGCCGCCTTTAGCCGGTGTGGAATCTTTCCCCTGCCTTACAGTCTTCTATTGCATAGATACCCATATTCACAGCTGGTATCCACTTTATGCTCAAGGGTTTGACATCTGCCTCGTCAGTCTCAAAGATCACCTAGACCTTTTTACTCCGCGCTTACCCGAATCTCGCCTCATTTGGTTTCCGCCAGTAGTCATGGATAATGATATACCCGTCCAAATGGAAAAAGAATGGGACCTACTATTCGTCGGTAAAGTTGATCCAGAACTAACTCCCGAACGAATGTTTTTTCTTGACCAAGTCGCGAAACTTGTTCCGGATCTTCATGTTACTCAAGGTGAATACCGTAAGCTTTTTCCTAAAGCTAAAGTGGTTCTCAATATTGCAGAACGCGGGGACTTAAATTTCAGAGTATTCGAAGCTCTTGCCTGCGGTTCATGCTTACTAACACCGTACATTGAACACGGCTTAAATGATATATTCAAAGACGGAGTACACCTTGTCACATACAAGCCCAATGATGCTCCAGACCTTGTTGAAAAATTGCAGGGACTACTTAATGATGACGAGCGTAGAATACGCATAGCAAAGCAGGGAAATGATCTAATTGAATCTTCCCACCGAATCATACACCGCGCGGGAATTCTTCATAATCTGATTATAGATATGGACACTGAAAAAGCTGTCAGTGATCGACTTTCTGCAGCCCCTACACTTCGCAAAAGTTTTATGAAAAGTATCTACCTGCATTGGGCCGAAGCCATCGACGATAATAAACTTAAATCAATATATTTAAAAGCCGCTAAAGATTAA
- a CDS encoding DUF4136 domain-containing protein: MQKLLLVVMLFVMSLSGCVYVDMNIQNKPTPGLDFKTVHTFAYKKADDSKSTLETVLLEAARVELEAKGFAYDSENPDFLVILNFGSKSVIERGVTYTRDANNYDLLHNTYANIGVVKTGDESRNDNTVRVYMVTPENEELRTYLWRGSATSNDQDGLGIVGKCLVKGALLKFPEASGDFREKIRLGTCE, encoded by the coding sequence GTGCAGAAGTTATTATTGGTAGTGATGTTATTTGTTATGAGTCTTTCAGGTTGTGTCTATGTTGACATGAACATACAGAATAAGCCTACTCCCGGGCTAGATTTTAAGACGGTTCACACTTTTGCATATAAGAAAGCAGATGATTCGAAGAGCACTCTTGAGACTGTTTTGCTAGAAGCGGCCAGAGTTGAACTGGAAGCTAAAGGTTTTGCTTACGATTCTGAGAATCCTGATTTTCTAGTGATTTTAAATTTCGGATCAAAGTCAGTTATCGAGAGGGGTGTTACTTATACCCGCGATGCTAATAACTACGATTTGCTTCACAATACTTATGCCAATATTGGTGTTGTTAAAACTGGCGATGAATCCAGAAATGACAACACTGTAAGGGTGTACATGGTCACTCCAGAAAATGAGGAACTAAGAACTTACCTTTGGCGCGGAAGCGCAACTAGTAATGACCAGGATGGATTGGGAATTGTTGGTAAATGTCTTGTTAAAGGCGCTCTGCTTAAATTTCCAGAAGCCAGCGGTGACTTTCGCGAAAAGATTCGCCTTGGAACATGTGAATAA